Proteins encoded in a region of the Vitis riparia cultivar Riparia Gloire de Montpellier isolate 1030 chromosome 7, EGFV_Vit.rip_1.0, whole genome shotgun sequence genome:
- the LOC117917666 gene encoding zinc finger HIT domain-containing protein 3 yields MSRRECKVCNEAASKYKCPSCLIPYCSLVCFKKHKEIPCVKPVSPEVKTNEDSQLLVERPYLVDEPSEVLQKLQLESIASSSEIRDALKDQDLQELINKIDQSPDAENELEKAMGIEAFSIFTDKILSAISR; encoded by the exons ATGAGTCGTCGGGAGTGTAAAGTGTGCAATGAAGCTGCATCCAAGTACAAGTGCCCCTCTTGCCTTATTCCATA TTGTTCTCTTGTCTGTTTCAAGAAACATAAAG AAATTCCATGTGTTAAGCCGGTATCTCCTGAGGTAAAAACAA ATGAAGATTCACAGTTGCTTGTAGAAAGACCATACCTTGTGGATGAACCAAGTGAGGTACTGCAAAAGCTGCAACTAGAGTCTATAG CTTCTTCCAGTGAAATCCGTGATGCTTTGAAGGATCAAGATCTTCAGGAACTCATCAACAAGATTGATCAATCCCCAGATGCCGAGAAC GAACTCGAGAAAGCTATGGGAATTGAGGCATTCAGCATCTTCACTGATAAG ATTTTATCTGCTATTAGCCGATGA